A single region of the Lycium barbarum isolate Lr01 chromosome 2, ASM1917538v2, whole genome shotgun sequence genome encodes:
- the LOC132621382 gene encoding UDP-glucuronic acid decarboxylase 4-like: MGTEHNQVLEKTNVKKHVMSKKGLSLINYVLEEQRLACLFIGIAISVAAFTVVNSASSPSLSGDTISSDLVSLPRRRTYELVSDESNHNVNAGGKVPLGLKRKNLRVLVTGGAGFVGSHLVDRLMERGDSVIVVDNFFTGRKENLLHHLRNPRFELVRHDVVEPILLEVDHIYHLACPASPVHYKYNPVKTIKTNVMGTLNMLGLAKRVGARFLISSTSEVYGDPLQHPQVETYWGNVNPIGVRSCYDEGKRTAETLAMDYHRGLNVEVRIARIFNTYGPRMGLDDGRVVSNFVAQALRKQPLTVYGDGKQTRSFQYVSDLVEGLMRLMEGNHVGPFNLGNPGEFTMIELAKVVQETIDPNAKIDFRPNTEDDPHKRKPDITKAKQLLGWEPTVSLRQGLPRMVDDFRQRIFGDEKIDSGL; encoded by the exons ATGGGAACTGAACATAATCAAGTGCTTGAGAAAACCAACGTAAAGAAACACGTGATGAGCAAGAAAGGGTTATCTTTGATTAATTACGTGCTTGAAGAGCAGCGACTTGCCTGTCTATTCATAGGAATTGCCATTTCAGTTGCGGCTTTCACTGTGGTTAATTCTGCGTCTTCTCCATCATTGTCCGGGGATACAATTAGTAGTGATTTGGTTTCGCTTCCTCGAAGAAGAACGTACGAGTTGGTTAGTGATGAATCTAACCACAATGTTAATGCAG GTGGAAAGGTGCCATTAGGATTGAAGAGGAAGAATCTGAGAGTATTGGTAACAGGTGGAGCAGGGTTTGTGGGGAGCCATCTAGTAGACAGGTTGATGGAGAGAGGGGACAGTGTGATTGTGGTTGATAACTTCTTCACCGGTCGCAAAGAGAACCTGTTGCACCATCTCAGGAACCCTAGGTTCGAGCTAGTTAGACATGATGTGGTGGAGCCAATTTTGCTTGAAGTTGATCACATTTATCATTTGGCTTGCCCTGCTTCTCCTGTTCATTACAAGTATAATCCCGTCAAGACCATT AAAACAAATGTGATGGGAACATTGAACATGTTGGGGCTGGCAAAAAGAGTAGGAGCTCGATTTCTTATAAGTAGCACCAGTGAAGTGTATGGTGATCCTTTGCAGCATCCTCAAGTCGAAACTTACTGGGGCAATGTTAACCCAATTG GTGTCCGGAGTTGTTATGATGAAGGAAAACGAACCGCGGAGACTTTGGCAATGGATTACCATAGAGGACTCAACGTTGAG GTTAGAATTGCTAGGATTTTCAACACATATGGACCGCGTATGGGCCTAGATGATGGTCGGGTTGTGAGCAATTTCGTTGCACAG GCCTTGAGAAAGCAACCACTAACTGTTTATGGAGACGGGAAACAAACTCGGAGCTTCCAGTATGTTTCTGATCTG GTAGAAGGATTGATGAGGTTGATGGAAGGGAATCATGTGGGTCCTTTCAATCTTGGGAACCCTGGTGAATTTACCATGATTGAACTAGCCAAG GTGGTGCAAGAAACAATAGATCCAAATGCAAAGATAGACTTTAGACCAAATACAGAAGATGATCCCCACAAGAGAAAGCCTGACATTACAAAAGCAAAACAACTTTTAGGATGGGAGCCAACTGTGTCCCTTCGCCAAGGATTACCTCGTATGGTTGATGACTTCCGGCAACGCATATTTGGTGATGAAAAAATTGATTCTGGCTTATAG